The Halomicrobium zhouii region GGGGCTGGAACCAGTATCGCCGGAGACCGTGCTCGACCACCTCGCCGTCTCGGAGGACCGCGTCTCACCCCTCGGCCGACTCGCGCTCTGGCGAGGTTCTCTGACCACCACGGTTCCGATTGCCGAAGCCGGACGGATCGTCGAGACGAGTGATGGGTACGTCGTGATCTACGAGCACCACACGACGAGCGATCCCATCTTGGACGATCCGCTGTTCGTCGCGATCGTCACCATCGGTGCCGTTTACGGAGGATTCAGGCTACTCTGGCCGGGAATTCTTCGTTGGGAGACGCTCAACTAACCCATCCGGAACTAACGACCAGCGCGTCTCCCGAGTGAATCGGGCTTCCCATCGAGATGGCATCGACACCGGTTACGGGGAGTCAGGCACGTCCACGGCTGTAATGCCGCCACAGACTTCAACAAGATCGTCCGAATCAGCCTCGCAAAGTATGTTTACCGCCCGCCGGTCACGTCGGCCCTTCGTGGTATCCGTGGCCGTCGCAATGGGAAGCAGGATCCGTCATCGTTCGATCATCGTCCTTCTGAAACGAAACGTTGAGGGAGGACGGTTCGGACTGTCAGCCAAGATAGAGACATGGGCAACGTCCTGGGTCGCGGCTGGTCCCCGACGACGCGGCGGTACCGATTCCTCCGATTCGCTCTCGCCGTCCTGCTGTTCTCGTCGCCAGCCCTGGTGTATGTCAGCGGCTACGGCCAGCCGAACTACCGGTACGAGGCAGTGGAGATCCGGCCCGCCGACGGTGGGTTCGAATACGACAGAGACGTGTCGTTCGTTGAGGGGCTCGAAGGTGTCAGCTGTTACGGGTGGGAGCGCTCTCGGCTCTGTCTGCTTGAAGGCGACCTCGTCGACGAGAACCGGACGTACGAAGATCCGCCAGGGATCTACGATCCGCCCGAAGAACGGTACACGTACCAGAACGGGCAGTTCTATGAACGTATACGCGAAGGAAAATACGACACTGTCGTCCTCGGTCTTCGCCCAGTTTCGTCGGCCAAAGTGCTCGACGCCATAGCGCGGGACATCGAACACCTCGATCAACCTCTTCAACGCGTCGTCAGGGACGGCGCCAGAACCGTCCACCGTGATCTAGACGCCACTGGACGAGTAGTCCGCTACGACGGAAGCTACTACGCGGTTCACCTGACCGAACACTCGGAATCTGGAAGCTACATCCCGTCTGTGTTCGGGTTCCTGGCGGGGTTCGGACTGCTCGCTCGAGGCGTTCGTGACGAATTACGCGAGTGAGCGAAGACGGGTACCTATCCAGCGCCCGAAGGTTTCACCCAGTGCGGAAGGAGTAGTCCAGTGCGTCCGCCGAGTGAGTCAGACTCCCCATCGAGATGACGTCGACACCAGTCGCCGCGTAGTCGGGCACGTCCGCGACGGTAATGCCACCGCTGGCTTCGGCCAGAACCTCCGTCCCTGCCTGCTCGCGAAGCAGGCCCACGGCCCGCTCGGTCACGTCGGGACTCATATTGTCCAGCAGGACGATATCTGCCCCTGCTTCGGCCGCCCGCGGTGCGTCCGCCGGTTCCTCCACTTCGACCTCTATCTTCGTCGCGAAGGAGACGCGCTCCCGGAAGTGGGCGACCGCCGCTTCCAGCCCCATCTCGGCGACGTGGTTGTCCTTGACTATCACCATGTGGGAGAGGTCCAGCCGGTGGGTATCGCCGCCGCCCGCGACGACGGCGCGCTTCTCGATCCTCCGGAGTCCGGGCGTCGTCTTGCGTGTACACGCTATTCGAACGTGATCGGTAACGGATCTCGTGGCGTCGACGGCCTCCCGGGTCTTCGTCGCGACGCCCGAGGCGTGTCCGGCTATGTTCACTGCGACGCGCTCACCACGGAGGACGTCCTGCGCGGTCCCTTCGACGCGCAGGACGACGTCGCCGGCCTCGATACGGTCGCCGGTGTCGACGGTCGCGTCGGCGTCGACGCCCAGGTAGTCGAAGACGGCCACGGCGGCGGCGAGTCCAGCAGTCACGCCGTCTTCCTTCGCGACGAGTCGACCCGTCGTCTCGCCGGGCACCTGGTTGGTCACGTCGTGGTGGCCGAGGTCTTCCTGCAGCCACTCCTCTATCTTGGAATCGGGGATCATCAGTGGTCGACGGTGGGTTCCTGCGGTTCGGAGGGGTCGGCCCCGGACGCCGTCTCCGCCGCGTCGTCGACGAGGTGGTGGGTCCCCAGGCTCTCGTCGTTCTCCAGCGCGTGGCGGGTCACCAGCAGGGCGACGACGCTCGCGTGGCGGAGTTCGTACAGCGAGCGCGAGGTGCGCGTCCGGACGTAGGCGTCGACCTCTCCCTTCAGCCGGCGGAGGACCGCGAGCGCGCGCTGGAGGTCCTCGGGATCGCGTTCCAGCCCGACGTACTCGTCCATCACCCGGCGGAGGCGGTGGAACTTCTGGCGAGCGAAGTCGTCGGGGAGCGCCGGGTCGCGTTCGAGCAGTTCCGGCGCTTCGATGACCTGAGCTTTGACGCCCGCGGCGTCTTCGCCGGCGCGCAGCCCCCAGACGAGGCCTTCCAGCAGGCTCGTGGAAGCGAGGCGGTTCGCGCCGTGGACACCGGTCCGGGCGCACTCGCCGACGGCGTAGAGGCGGTCGAGCGACGTCCGGCCGCGGTCGTCGACCGCGACGCCGCCACAGAGGAAATGCTCGGCCGGGCCAACGGGGATGCCGTCATCCCAGTCGACACCGCGGTCCTCGCACTTCGAAGCGAGGTCCGGGAACTCGTCGGCGAACTCCAGCGGACCGACGTCCAGCGTCACCTCGCTGGTCGCCTCCCGTTCGGCCGCGACGGCCCGGGCGACGACGTCGCGGGGCGCGAGTTCGGCGTCCTCGTGGTAGTCGGGCATGAAGCGCTCACCGTCTCCGTTGCGGAGCAGCGCTCCCTCCCCGCGGACCGCCTCGGAGACGAGGAAGGGGCCGTCCTCGGGGTCCCCATCCTCCCCCGGATAGACTGTCGGATGGAACTGCACGTACTCCATGTCCGCGACGTCGGCGCCGGCGAGCGCCGCCATGCCGACGCCGTCGCCGGTGGAATTCGCAGGGTTGGTCGAGCGCGGGAACAGGTCGCCGATGCCGCCCGTCGCGAGGACGGTCGACCCGGCGAATACCGGTTCCACGTCGCCGTCGTGTTCCAGCATCGCGCCGTGGACTCGCCCCTCGTGACGAATCAACTCCAGCGCGGCGGTGTCGTCCCGAATCTCGACGTTCTCGTGGTCGTCGAGGTGGTTCAGGAACGGGACGTGGACGTGCTTGCCCGTCGAGGCGTCGACGTGGAGGATCCGGTCGTCGCTGTGGGCGGCCTCGCGGGCGAAGTCGAAGTCCGCCGCGTCGGCGTCTGAACCCTGATCGAATTCAACGTCCAAGGTATCCACGAGCACGCCGCGGACGGCGTCGTTGGCGTTCTCGACGAGCACGTCCACGGCGTCGGGGTCGGCGGTGCCGTCGGAGGCGTCGAGGATGTCCCGCTTGAACCCCTCGGGGTCGTCGCGGGTGACGGCGATACCGCCCTGGGCCCACCAGGAAGAGGCGCCCTCCGGCCGCTTGGCCTTCGTCGCGACGACGACTGCACTGCCTTCGCGGGCCGCAGCCAGGGCGCTCGCGAGGCCCGCGATGCCGGAGCCGACGACGAGGACGTCGGTCGTCTCGGCGGAGTTCTGGTCGGTCATGACTCAGATCTCCAGCATCCGGTCGAGGGCGACCTGGGCGAGTTCCTTCTCCTCCGGGGCGACCTCGATGACGTTGCGCTCGCGACCCTCGACGAGTTCCTCCAGCACCCAGGTGAGGTAGTTCGGGTCGATCTGGCGCATGGCGTTGCAGTCCATGCACGCCTCGCCACAGAGCGGCAGGACGTTCACCTCTGGGTGCCAGCGCTGGAGGTGGTGGGTGAGGTGTATCTCCGTGCCGATGGCCCACGTGTCGCCGGGGTCGGCGTTCTCGACGGTCTCGCAGATGGTTGCCGTCGAGCCAGCTTTGTCCGCCGCCTCCACGACCTCGCGGCGGCATTCGGGGTGCACGATGACGTTGGCGTCCTCGTGGTCCGCCCTGATTTGCTCGACGTGTTCGACCCGGAAGCGCTCGTGGACCTGACAGTAGCCATCCCAGAGGATGACATCGTTGTCGACGGCCTTGCTGGCGTCCTTGGACTCGGGGTCCCAGGGGTCCCACTCGACGATCTCGTCCTCGATGCCGAGTCGGTGGGCCGTGTTCTCCCCGAGGTGTTTGTCGGGCAGGAACAGGACCTTGTCCCCCTTCTCGAAGGCGTACTCGAAGGCTCTGTGGGCGTTCGAGGACGTACAGACCAGCCCGCCCTGCTCGGCGCAGAAGGCCTTGAGGTCGGCGTAGCTGTTCATGTACGTGATCGGGATGATCCGTTCGTCCGTCTCGGCGGTGATCTCGGCCCACGCGGCGTCGACCTGGAGCGCCTCGGCCATCCCCGCCATCGGGCAGGAGGCCTCCATGCTCGGGAGGATCACCGACTGGTCGTCGTCGGTGATGATGTCCGCGGACTCGGCCATGAACGTCACGCCGCCGAAGATCACGTAGTCCGCGTCGGAGTTCGCTGCTTCCTTGCTCAGCTGGTAGGAGTCGCCGATGAAGTCCGCGTGCTCGACGATCTCGCGTCGCTGGTAGTTGTGACCGAGGATGACGACGTCGTCGCCGAGTTCGTCCAGCGCGGCCTCGATGCGCTCGGTCCGTTCGTCCTCCCCGAGGTCCCGGTAGGCCGCCGGGAGCTGTTCGAGGTTGTCGTACTTGAAGAGACTGAGGTCAGTCTCGAAGCGGGCTGTTTCCATTTCGGGCACGATGGGACACCTGTCGGTACTCGAAGCCAACGAAGGCCACTATTGAAAAGATTTTGCCTTCAATACTTCGGACCGGTGGGTATTCTCGGCCAGAACGGGGGATCGAATCGTCGTCGCCGGTGTTGTCGGGAGGCGTGAACGATTCGCCCGTCCGGAGACGGCCTCGATGGGAAGGCAACTGTTAGGAACCAGCGTACCGACCCATCCTGCATGACCGACCACGAGTCTCTCGCCGAGCGCGTCCGGGAGGGCGAGTTGCGCCTCTACGAACTCGAAGACCACGCCGACGCCGAGACGGCGGCGAAGGCCCGCCGGACGCTCCTCGAAGCCGAGACGGACGCCGACCTCTACTCTGTCGGCGACTACACCTTCGAGGCGAGCGACGCCGACTCCGCCATCGAGAACATGATCGGTGCGGCGCAGGTGCCGATGGGCGTCGTCGGCCCGCTCCCCGTCGACGGCGGCGCGGCCGAGGGTGAGCACTACCTCCCACTCGCCACGACGGAGGGGGCGCTCGTCGCTTCGGTCAACCGGGGCGTGAGCGCCATCCGGAACGCGGGCGGTGCGACGGCGCGAGTCCTGAAGTCCGGGATGACCCGCGCGCCTGTCTTCAAAGTCGACGACGTCGCCGAAGCGGGCGAGGTGTCGGCCTGGGTCCGCGAGCACGTCGACGACCTGGCCGAGGCCGCAGAAGCGACGACCAGCCACGGCGAGTTACAGGACGTCACGCCCTACGTCGTCGGGGACAGCGTTTTCCTCCGCTTCAACTACGACACGAAGGACGCGATGGGGATGAACATGGCCACCATCGCCACCGAGGCGGCCTGCGACGTCGTCGAGGACGAGACGCCCGCGGATCTGGTCGCCCTCTCGGGCAACCTCTGTTCGGACAAGAAGCCCGCCGCCATCAACGCCGTCGAGGGCCGCGGTCGTACCGTCGCCGCGGACGTCCTCATCCCCCACGACGACGTCGAGGAGCGGTTCGGCACGACCACGGACGCCATCGCCGAGGCCAACACCCGGAAGAACCTCGTCGGGTCGGCCAAGGCCGGCGCGCTGGGGTTCAACGCCCACGCCGCGAACGTCGTCGCCGCCGCCTTCCTGGCGACGGGCCAGGACGCCGCCCAGGTCGTCGAGGGTTCCAACGCCATCACCACCGTGGACGCCCGCGAGGAGGGGCTGTACGCCTCGGTCACCATCGCGTCCCTGGAGGTCGGCACCGTCGGTGGCGGCACGTCGCTCCCGACGCAGGCCGCCGGCCTCGACGTGCTCGGCTACGGCGGTGGCGGCGACCCGCCCGGATCCAACGCCGACGCGCTCGCCGAGGTCATCGCGGCCGGCGCACTGGCCGGCGAACTCTCCCTGCTCGCCGCGCTCGCGTCCCGGCACCTCTCCAGCGCACACGCGGAACTCGGTCGCTAGCGCCCATCGGTCGGCCCTCGGACAACTTTTACTTTCACTCCGGTGCTGGCTGTGGTTTATTCCGCCCCCGCCGGTAGTTCGTGCTGGCGTCCGCCGGTCAGCACCTGCGGACGTCTCCAGGTGATAGCATGCACAGCCACGAAACCGACGACGACGCGGTATCGCTCGCCCACCGGTTGCTGACCCTCGCGAAGCTCGCCGCCACGACGCTCGCTGCGCTGGGCGCCGCCGCGAAGGCGTTCGGCCTGATCTGACGCGAAGCCGGCCGCCGCGCCCCCGCGCCGCTAACCGTTTTGGTACCGCCCCGCGAGGTGCCAAGTATGGAGACGCCCGAGTTCGCGTCGCTCGCCGTGGTCGGTGCCGTCCTGCCCGTGGCGAGTATCGCGGCGGTCGGCGGCGCGACGGTGACGTACGGACTCCACTGGGCCGTCCCACTCTTTTTGCTCCTGGTCAGTCCACTCTCTGCCGCGGTCGGCCTCTACGGGTACGGCGTTCGCACCGGGTCGCTCCGGGCGCCGAAGTGGGTATCAGTCGGCACCCCTCCGACCGAGGGCGACCGGATCCCCGACCGCTATCGCGAGGCCTTCAGGGCGGAGACGCTGGCGGAACCCGCCGTCGACGAGGACGCTGGTCCCTCGGGACGGCTCCTCGCGCTGGCACTGGTCTACCTGGTCTCGACGCCGGTCTACACGCTTCTCTTCTGGGGACTGTTCGGCTGACGGTCCAGCCAGCGTGGCCGTCGCAGCGGCTCAGAGCAAGCGGTACGTGCCGCGGTTCTCGGAGACCTCGCCCCGGCGCACGAGTTTCGCCAGCGCGTCGTGAACGTAGTCGGCGGGGACGCCTCTATCGGTGGCGTAAGCCTCGACGTCCTCGGCGGTCGGTTCCTCGAGCGTCCGCAGCGCCGACAGTACCGTCTCCTTCCGGCTCTGGCCCCCGTTCGACCCGCCTTCGACGCGTTCGCCCGCCGCGGCGACTTCGTCTGCATCGAGCCCGGATCCGGTCAGGAACTCCTCGTCGCTCACGCCGGCGTCGTCGAGTTGCTCCTCCATCTGGCTGAACGACTCGAGTTCGGCGAACGCCTCGCCGTGACCCTGTCGGTTCGCCAGCATCGACGCGCGCACCTCGCGGGCGTGGTCCTCGTCGTCCGTCTCGACGAACTTCCGGCGCTTGGCGTGTTGCCGGCTCGACCCGCACCGTGGACACTGGGTCGTCTCGGGTCGTCCCTCGACGATCCAGAGGGCCTGGCAGTCGCTGCAACCCACGACGGCGTACATGAACTGATCTGGGTCGCGTTCGGATTTCAACGTTCGGACTCCCGCCGACGCGGCCAGTCGGCGGGCGGCCCCGGAGTCAGGCCTTAGGTGCCGCGTCCCCAACGAACGGAACATGGAGGAGGTCCCACACGCGTCCCGGGAGACCGTCGAGGCGGTCGAGGGGGTC contains the following coding sequences:
- the nadC gene encoding carboxylating nicotinate-nucleotide diphosphorylase: MIPDSKIEEWLQEDLGHHDVTNQVPGETTGRLVAKEDGVTAGLAAAVAVFDYLGVDADATVDTGDRIEAGDVVLRVEGTAQDVLRGERVAVNIAGHASGVATKTREAVDATRSVTDHVRIACTRKTTPGLRRIEKRAVVAGGGDTHRLDLSHMVIVKDNHVAEMGLEAAVAHFRERVSFATKIEVEVEEPADAPRAAEAGADIVLLDNMSPDVTERAVGLLREQAGTEVLAEASGGITVADVPDYAATGVDVISMGSLTHSADALDYSFRTG
- a CDS encoding L-aspartate oxidase, with translation MTDQNSAETTDVLVVGSGIAGLASALAAAREGSAVVVATKAKRPEGASSWWAQGGIAVTRDDPEGFKRDILDASDGTADPDAVDVLVENANDAVRGVLVDTLDVEFDQGSDADAADFDFAREAAHSDDRILHVDASTGKHVHVPFLNHLDDHENVEIRDDTAALELIRHEGRVHGAMLEHDGDVEPVFAGSTVLATGGIGDLFPRSTNPANSTGDGVGMAALAGADVADMEYVQFHPTVYPGEDGDPEDGPFLVSEAVRGEGALLRNGDGERFMPDYHEDAELAPRDVVARAVAAEREATSEVTLDVGPLEFADEFPDLASKCEDRGVDWDDGIPVGPAEHFLCGGVAVDDRGRTSLDRLYAVGECARTGVHGANRLASTSLLEGLVWGLRAGEDAAGVKAQVIEAPELLERDPALPDDFARQKFHRLRRVMDEYVGLERDPEDLQRALAVLRRLKGEVDAYVRTRTSRSLYELRHASVVALLVTRHALENDESLGTHHLVDDAAETASGADPSEPQEPTVDH
- the nadA gene encoding quinolinate synthase NadA — encoded protein: METARFETDLSLFKYDNLEQLPAAYRDLGEDERTERIEAALDELGDDVVILGHNYQRREIVEHADFIGDSYQLSKEAANSDADYVIFGGVTFMAESADIITDDDQSVILPSMEASCPMAGMAEALQVDAAWAEITAETDERIIPITYMNSYADLKAFCAEQGGLVCTSSNAHRAFEYAFEKGDKVLFLPDKHLGENTAHRLGIEDEIVEWDPWDPESKDASKAVDNDVILWDGYCQVHERFRVEHVEQIRADHEDANVIVHPECRREVVEAADKAGSTATICETVENADPGDTWAIGTEIHLTHHLQRWHPEVNVLPLCGEACMDCNAMRQIDPNYLTWVLEELVEGRERNVIEVAPEEKELAQVALDRMLEI
- the hmgA gene encoding hydroxymethylglutaryl-CoA reductase (NADPH), coding for MTDHESLAERVREGELRLYELEDHADAETAAKARRTLLEAETDADLYSVGDYTFEASDADSAIENMIGAAQVPMGVVGPLPVDGGAAEGEHYLPLATTEGALVASVNRGVSAIRNAGGATARVLKSGMTRAPVFKVDDVAEAGEVSAWVREHVDDLAEAAEATTSHGELQDVTPYVVGDSVFLRFNYDTKDAMGMNMATIATEAACDVVEDETPADLVALSGNLCSDKKPAAINAVEGRGRTVAADVLIPHDDVEERFGTTTDAIAEANTRKNLVGSAKAGALGFNAHAANVVAAAFLATGQDAAQVVEGSNAITTVDAREEGLYASVTIASLEVGTVGGGTSLPTQAAGLDVLGYGGGGDPPGSNADALAEVIAAGALAGELSLLAALASRHLSSAHAELGR
- a CDS encoding DUF5817 domain-containing protein; this translates as MYAVVGCSDCQALWIVEGRPETTQCPRCGSSRQHAKRRKFVETDDEDHAREVRASMLANRQGHGEAFAELESFSQMEEQLDDAGVSDEEFLTGSGLDADEVAAAGERVEGGSNGGQSRKETVLSALRTLEEPTAEDVEAYATDRGVPADYVHDALAKLVRRGEVSENRGTYRLL